Below is a genomic region from Marinobacter salarius.
AACGCTTGGTTAAGTGCTTTTGATATATGCAGGTGCTTGTTCGTGGTTTTCAAAACTACCGTATTTGATAGAAGAGGGATAATACTCTGCAGCAAATTGCACTGTCCCAGCAGCGGCTTCACCGTCAACGCTAGCAATAAATGCGAGCATAAGGTCAGTGCCAGCAGAGACACCAGCAGATGACCAGATATTCCCGTCTTGGACATACCGTTGCTCAACAACTGTTACGTCACCAAGTGCACGCAAACGCTCTAAAGAACCCCAATGAGTCGTTGCTTTCTTTCCCGATAAAAGCCCCGCGGCATGTAGCACAAATGAACCGGTGCAGACCGATAGAATGGCCTTACAGTTCCTTGCTTGATTGGCAACGAAATCAATTAACACAGGATTGCTTACCTCAATACGCGTGCCTTGGCCTCCTGGGATGAGCAAATAGTCAAGTGGGGGGCAGGTAGCAAACGAAGCATGTGGGTTAATAGACAAGCCCTTTGCACAAGTGATTGGCTCCATCAATTGTCCCACAATGATGCAGTTTGCTGGGCCGTTGGCATTTTTCCGCCACATCGTGAGCATCTCCCACGGCCCGACAAAGTCGAGTTCCTCGACCTGATCAAATACGAGAATTCCAAAATTCATAGAAACCTCCGAGGCACTTAACGCTTGCAGCATGCGCGCCCACGGAATGAAGCCGAAGGCGCAATGTAGTGGGCGTCGCCGTGCCTGCACTGGTTATGTGACTTTGAGGCTTTCAATCTCACCCCTAACTGCTTTAACGAATTTTTTCCTTAACTCTGGATAACTGCTAGTAGCTTGAGAATTAGCCGCATGAGAAGTTAGTGCATGATCTGCCAGTTTTCCTGCCGCACTTAGCGTTTCCTCGGTTCCAAATAGCTCAATTTGAGCAATAAAGTTAGCGACTTTATCGAATTCAGAAATATCTCCCGTTTTCTCCTTATGGGACTTCATCTCAAGACGGCTGATTTCTTCAAGGAAACTAGAGTATAAATGCCGTCTATCCTGAATCTCTTCACGGGCAATAGATCTCACCCATTCCTTCGTATTTATGGATTTAGTCGAAAAGTACGACAGGGCACCCCCAATCAATGCACCGAGAAGTGCTGACACAGCGCCAATCATTGTAATCGATAACTCCTCGTTCATTTTTACACATAACGCTTGAGCTCAGCCGCGGCGAAACCGCGCAGCGGTTTTGACGTCGGCTGGAGCGCATTGTTAGCACTCACTCGACTTGCAACCCTGGGATGTGCGCAAGTTCGAACTTCATTCCGTCCGGCCCCTCGAAGAACACGGCATAGTATCCCGGTGCGTAATCGTATTCTGCAGGAGCATCCAACACTTTGACACCGCGTTCCCGGAGCAAAGCATAGAGGTCATCTACCTGACCACGCGAGGCTGCATTAAATGCGAGATGGTGTAATCCGGGTGCATAACGCTTGTGTTCATGAGCCTGCAACTCGTCGCTCGCTTGCCAGAGATTTAAAGCAGTTCCAGTGGCTCCAGACACCCACACGGATAATCCTTCCAATTGCTCTGCCTTCTCGTACCCTAAAAAGCGCAGTACCGGAGTGAGTAGCGATTCGGCTTCATGCAAATTGCTGACCGTGAGTGCAACGTGATTGATAGCGCCAAGTGTCATTGAAACCTCTCAATTGAGTGCTAACGCCGTTGTTCAGCGGTGCCCTTGTAGCGCAGCGAAAAGGGCATCCGGTGGAGGGCCGTCAGGCCCGGAACGAACTGGAACACTTGGTTAGATTTATTGGATCCTACCGCCTGAAACATGGGCCGCGAAACCTTCCCTCGCTTCCTGTGTTATGCCGGATAGATCTTTGGCCGGGACTCGCTCAACTTCAATCCCCATGGCCTCAGCGACTTTGACCAGATCATCCGCGTGGTACTCATTCGCTATGAACAATTTTTGGGGTCTTGAGCCAGATTGGCCTTCAGCGTCGGCCAACAATTTCCGTGACAGGAATTCCGGCAAACCAGACATGCTTACCTGAACAAGCTCCATGCCAAAGATCATCCCCGTTGCCACCTCCATGATGGCCATAGCGTTGAAATCTCCATCGGCCTCCGTCATCACCGGTGCTTCGTTCAATTGGAAAAGCAGCCAGGCTTCATTGTGGGCATAATCAGACGGCTCAATTGGCAACGTACTCTCCTGATTCTTTTAAATCTAACGCTGAGGTAACCGGCGCCGGAGCGACAGCGGAGGGAACCAAAAGCGGTACGCTTTTGACGTCCGGTTGACCGACTGGTTAGTGGCGTATAGCGACATTGCCTAAATTTGGCTCATCATTCGAACTCGATCAATGCACCAATGCTAATCGACCTCTGAGTTATAACTGAATCTGGTGTTTGAAGATTTGAAAGAAAGCGGCGTATCTGGTTGATTTGTTGTCGCCAAACAGTCAACCAACCAAGAGTACACCGCCATGGGAAAGAGTAACGTTGTCGGGATATCAGGTCGAGAGGAATCGGTTGATCCTTTGACCGAGTTGCTGCGTCGAGGCGCACGGGAGTTGATTCATCAGGCAGTCGAAGCTGAGTTGTCTGAGTTCATGGACACCGTTGGAGGGCGTAAGCTGGAGGATGGTCGAGCGGCCGTGGTTCGCAATGGGTATCAACCTGAGCGAGCCATTCAAACGGGGGTTGGCCCGATCACCGTCAAAGTACCGAAGGTGCGAGCAAAAGATGGTCACCCGGTGACCTTCCGGTCGGCCTTGGTTCCGCCGTATGTCCGCAAGACCCGCTCGCTGGAAGCGGCGTTGCCCTGGCTGTACCTCAAAGGGGTGTCGACTGGTGAGATGGAGAGTGCGCTGGAGATTCTGGTGGGCCCGGAGGCCAAGGGCTTGTCGGCCAGCACCGTCGCCCGACTGAAACGTCAGTGGGCCCAGGAGTATGACGCCTGGCGCCAATGTCGATTAGACCGGGACCGTTGGGTGTACCTGTGGGCGGACGGCATCTACAGCGGTTTGCGGGCCGAGGATGCCAAGCTGTGCGCCCTGGTCGTGATCGGTGTGAATGACCGCGGCGAGAAGCGCTTCTTGGCGATTGAGGACGGTGTCCGCGAGTCCACACAGAGCTGGCGTGAAGTGTTGCTGGATCTCAAGGCGCGAGGCTTGAATGCGCCCAGCCTGGCCATTGGCGATGGCGCCATGGGCTTCTGGGCGGCACTCGAGGAAGTATACGGCGAAACACGTCAGCAACGGTGTTGGATGCATAAGACCGGCAATGTGCTGAACTGCGTGCCCAAGTCGGTCCAGTCCAAGATGAAGACGGCCCTGCACGACATCTGGCAGGCGGAGACCAAGGAGGACGCCGAAACCGCCTTCGATCGGTTCGAGAAGCGATTTGAAGCCAAATACCCAAAGGCCGTCCAGTGCCTGCAAAAGGATCGCGAAGAACTGTTGGCCTTTTATGATTTCCCGGCCCAGCACTGGCAGAGCTTGAGGACGACCAATCCGATTGAGTCGACCTTCGGCACCATCCGCCACCGGACCAAGAGAACAAAGGGCTGCCTGAGTCGGGACGGCATGTTGCAGATGATGTTCAAGCTCGGGGAGTGTGCGCAGAAAAACTGGCGCCGTCAGCGCGGCTTCCACTATCTGGGCAAGGTCATCACTGGGGTTAAATTCAGAGACGGAATCGAGGTGGATACAGACAATCAGGATGTTGCTTGATCAAGTCTCTGAACACCAGATTTGACGATAGCTCTCGACCTCTGGATTTCTCCTCTAAAAGCTTACCAAGCTCCTCAAGCTTCTCTTCACTAAAACTTCCAAAGCCATGAAAGCCCATCATGAAGCGTAAGCCATCCAAGGTTTTTACCTCTAGTACATAGTTCATAGCACTGTTGCCGTCTGACGCAGTGACCCTCACGATTGTCATTGCGCCATCAGACGAGAATTTGCTGTTTCGTAAGCGCCAATAAATCCGCACCTGTAGCTGACGCCCGAGTTTCGCCACACTGATTCCTGCTTTCACATTAAAGAGGAATCCGATGACTACCCCTGATTTACACCAGTTCTGGCAAGAGACGCTGTCGGACTGGCAGGCCTCGGGCCTGTCCGGTGCAGCCTACTGCAAACAAGAGTCGCTTGTTTATCATCGGTTTGTCTACTGGCGGCAGAAGCTGACCGGCCGTGTCGAATCCAGCGAACCGGTTCAAGCTCGATCCGGATTCGCTCGTGTGGCTCCGATTCCGGATACAGGAGTCGGTTTGACCGTGTCACTGCCCGGCGGCGTATCGATCACCGGTCTGCATGCCGGTAATATCGATTTGCTGGGTGCCGTCTTGAGACAGCTGTGATGCGTCACCGCTATCTGCGCCCTTCCTGGGATCTGCCGGAGATCTATCTGTACCGAAAGCCCATCGACTTCCGCAAGCAGGCCAACGGCCTGGCCCTGCTGGTGGAACAGGAACTGGGGCACAGCCCATTCTCCGGTGCACTTTACGCCTTCACCAACCGGCAGCGGAACAAGATCAAATGCCTGATGTGGGAAGACAACGGCTTTGTGCTCTATTACAAAGCCCTGGCCGAGGAGAAATTCAAGTGGCCAGGGCCTGCGGATGAACTGATGCCGCTGACCGGTGAACAGATCAACTGGTTGTTGGACGGCTACGACATCAGTCTGTTGCGGGGCCATAAAACCCTGCACTATGAGAGTGTCGGATAGCCCTTTTTGCATTACGTTTTAGGTGTGCCAGGGCATTGTTTTTGCTATAATTCCGCCATGAAATCAACGCCTGATAACGCCCTCAAAACCCCGGATCTCAACGGTTTATCGACCGCTGAGATGGTGGCGGTTATCAGCGGCCTTCAGCAGCAACTCGCCTCCAAAGAAGACGCCATCCAGCGACGAGACGCTCGCATCGAGATCCTCGAAGAACTGCTGCGCCATAAGAAGATCCAGCAGTTCGCCGCCAGCAGTGAAAAGCTGCCCAATCAGATCCTGCTGTTCGATGAGGTCGAGCTGGAAGTCGAGATTGATGAACTGCGCGATGAGCTGCCGGACGATGTCGAAGAGGAAGAGACGCCCCGCCGTTCCCGCAAGCGCCGCCAACGTGGCTTCTCCGATACGCTGCTGCGTGAGCGTATTGAATTAACCCTCAGCGACGAAGAGAAAGCCGGTGCCAGCAAGACCTTCTTCACCAAGGTGAAGGAAGAGCTGGAGTACATTCCCGCTCAACTGAAAGTGCTGGAGTACTGGCAGGAAAAGGCGGTGTTCGAGCAGGACGGCGAAGAGCGCATTGTTGCGGCTGCCCGTCCGGCGCGCCCGCTGGGCAAGTGCATCGCCACCCCGTCACTGCTGGCTTACCTCATTACCTCCAAGTATGCCGACGGTCTGCCGTTGTACCGTCAGGAACAAATGTTCCAGCGCCTGGGGCATGAAGTGAGTCGCACCAGCATGGCTCACTGGATCATCCGGCTGAATGACGTCTTCCAGCCGCTGATCAACCTGATGCGGGAAACCCAGAATAGCGGTGATTACCTGCAAGCCGATGAAACCCGGATCCAGGTGCTCAAGGAAGACGGTAAGACCGCCCAATCCGACAAATGGATGTGGGTCACCCGGGGTGGTCCACCGGGAAAACCTTCGGTTCTGTTCGAGTATGATCCATCACGAGGTGGCAAGGTACCGGTGCGTCTGCTGGATGACTTCCAGGGCATTCTGCAAGCCGATGGCTATTCCGGCTATGGGCAGGTCTGTGCCACGAACAAGCTGACGCGGATCGGATGTTGGGATCACGCGAGACGTAAGTACGTGGAGGCGTCCCGGGCGGCACCGGCCAAAGGCAAAAAAGGCCAACCCTCAAAGGCGGATGTAGCCCTGAGCCACATCCGCAAACTGTACGCCATTGAAAAGGCCGCCCGGGATCTGAGCGACGCGGAGCGATATCGGGTTCGCCAGGAAAAGAGTCTGCCGTTGTTGAACGCCTTTAAAGCCTGGCTGGAGAAAAATGCCCCCAAGGTGATGAAAGGCCTGCTTACCCGTCAGGCCATGGATTACACCCTGAACCAATGGGACTACCTGGTCGGCTACTGTGAGCGCGGTGACCTGAAGATCAGCAATGCCGGAGCCGAGAACGCCATCCGCCCGTTTGCCCTCGGCAGAAAAGCCTGGCTCTTCGCCGATACCTCACAAGGGGCGAAAGCCAGCGCCACCTGCTATTCGCTCATCGAAACCGCCAAGGCCAATGGCCTGGAGCCTTCAGCTTATATCCACCATGTGTTGGAACGCATTGCTGAGTCCGACACGCTGGAGAAGCTCGAAGCGTTGCTGCCCTGGAATGCCGAGTTGCCGGCTTCGAAAAAAGTGGCTCAATACGATTAGGGCAAGCGGGTCGATTTAACGGCGCTTACGCTGTTTCGCTTTCCGAACCAGTGCTTACCCTTCAGTACAAATACCGACCCATCCCCTTCCAAGGTTATTCGCTTATCTGGAATTAAGAGATATAAAAGGCCGAATACCATAAGCCCCAAACCGATGCTTGCGAACCAGAACCAAGCCTCTAAGGTTGGATCATCCCAAACGAAAAAAATCAAACACGCGGCAAGCAAGCCAATCACACCAAAAATAATTGCGTTGGGTAAAATAGGACGGTCGAAGCACACGCTTTCACCGCTCGATTTGACCATTTTGTACATATCGGTCGAAAACACGTGTCTAGACCTTCTCTAAAATTCTCAGGGACAGAGGCTCTCCGCCACTAACGCTTGCAGCATGCGCGCCCATGAAATGGAGCCGAAGGCGCAATGTAGTGGGCGTCGCCGTGCCTGCACTGGTTAGGCATTCGACACCGTGGCAGATGCGACATACGCAAGCCCAACCATGCCGAAAATAAAACAACCAAAGCCGATAGCTGCAAGAATCCAAATTAACGATTCACACCAGCCAGGGCCATTTGGAGCATCGTGCCGATTGCCATCTATTTTTTGCCGCCACCTTTCTCCAAAGGCGTAATCCCTACCAATGACCGCAACGAGGGATGAGGCAAGACTCAGGATGGAAATAAAGAGGCCCCACCAGGATGCTTGCAGAATAGGAATGAGATCCTCAGATAGCAGTGCACGCGAAGAGCCACTGAAGAAGCCGATAGAGACGGTCAGCGAACCGCCGGCCAGTACGAAAATTGCTCGCACCAATGAATCTGCACGGCCCCGAAGGTCGGCCTGATGTGCGTTAAACTGCTCATTCTCGTCTGTCATAGTTTTACTGCCTAACGCTGAGCGCACCGGCGGCCTGACAAGGCCGTCCGAGTGACGCGGCTTGTTATCACTGTCTCAGTCGTACTCCGCATTCTGAGGCAGATCATCCGTAATCTCGAACCAGGGCGCCTTGCTGCCCACGAACACGTGGCGCTCTGCTTTTAAGCCCGGATCGGTATCAAGTGTTCCGAGTGGGAAACCATAGATACCGGGGTGTGCATCGAATTTTGTGTAGAGGCTGGAACCGCAGTTTGAGCAAAAGCCCTTATGCTCGCCCGGAGAAGATTCGTAAAACTTCATCAACTCCTGACCCTTAATAGTATGCCAGTCAGAAGAGTTTACCTTCGCTCGGGTTCTGAACGCTGAAGCGTGTAGCTTCCGGCACATTGAGCAGTGACAGTTCAGGACGTCGGTCAGTGGACCGTTAATTTCGTATTGGATGCCTCCGCAGAGACAACTACCCGTTTGCTTCATTGATGCACTTCCTTGTGTGATAACGCCTTGGGTAAGCCGCCGGGACGGAGCGCAGCGTAGTACCGGTCGGCTTCACCCACTGGTTAAGTTTTGTCTGCGGCTGCCACAAACAGATCATAATACTTCTCAGCCTCTTCCTCTGGTCCCAACGCAACATCTACAAGCATTTGGAGACTCCAGACTGGCCCAAGAATCACCTGATCCAGATCTAAATCGTCTGGATGGGATTCCGGATCTATTGCCATTTCAAAATACTCGAACCACCACATTTCGATCTTTCGTAACAGCGCCACCATTTCGTCGAATGCTTCCGCAACGTTGAAATCTACCCCACTGGACGCGAAACAAAGCATTTCGTGTGTCAGCGTGTTGCGGCACTTTTTAACGTGTTCAAACTTCCCCATGTCCTCATCATTGATGGCGTCCATGTCCTGCAGCCACCTCAATGACGCGTAGACGGGACTTCTATTCAGGGAAAGGACCTTTTCTTTGTACTCTGGGCTGATAAACGGTCCATCCTGATCAAACCCGTTCGTAAAGAAACCTTCGATCTTTTCTACAATGCTGCTCTTCAGCATTTCGAAAGCCATCGAGAATATTGATGCTGTGATGATGTTGGTTTTGAGGGTTTCTGGGTGAAGAGTCCGTTCCCAGGATGCTCGTATTTTTTCATCCATGACCGATCCCGATGTAAACTTAACGCCTGCAGCATGCGCGCCCATGGAATGGAGCCGAAGGCGCAATGTAATGGGCGTCGCCGTGCCTGCAATGGTTAGGCATTGCTGACCCAGTATAGGTATCTCAGCCACTTCGCTACGAACATGCCGAGTATCCATGAGGCAGCCAAAGCGTATCTATCGGCTTGAGAGAGCGGGTACGCATCGCCTGCAATCAATATTCCCATTCCCACAAATGTGAAGACAGCACTCAAAAGCAGAAGCCAGAGAATGCTGTTCAGCATGACGCCTAAAGCACTATTGTTAAGAAACAGCGATTTACTGGCTCTATAGCGCCGTTCTTTCTCCGTATTTGTGGCTAGAGTGCTACCGAGAATGCCACCCGATACTAGACCAGAAAGAACTACTACGATGGAAATAGATTCACTCACTATTTTGCCTAACGCTGAGCACAGCGGCGCCACGACAGTGGCGTCCGGCGGCCGCAGGCCGCGTACTGATGCGCCTTGTTAATGGCCGGTTACCCGGCGTTTGATCTCTGGCACCAAATTCCGAATGCCCTCTGCCATACAGCTTGCACTCACCCTAGCCCATGGCGCGAGGAACCAGAACACAAAGCTTCCAGATTTTGCAGTGTTTTGCGGGGAGAAGAGCTGACTGATGGTAAACATTTGAAAGCAACTCCCTGCTTCACTGCCTAAACCCTTCCGTGGCCTTGGCCATTAACGCCTGCATAAACGGCGCCCTGACAAGGGCGTCCGGTGGAGGCCCATCGGGCCGGAACGTATTTAATGCATTGGTTAGGTGCATTCCTCAACCAAGCTCCCTAAAGCGTTCCAAGACGGACACAATTACCGCACCATACATTGGAAGAAAAAGAACCAAAAACAGCATTCCCGGGTTACTGGAAATAAAGCCACTAAGATCAAGACCTCCTCGGAGGCTCTGAACGGCAAGCACCATTTGTACGACCAAAGAAACCACAAGCCAGCACCTTGCAAACTTTGACGTTTCAAGCGCCTTATCTGGTCTGATCCAATTTTCTTTGGAAAGTGAAAGTAGGCTAACCAAAATTATGAAACCCCAAACAGAGACCCTTGTAGCAAATATGTTGTCACTGGCGATTGTTGTGAGAAGCAGAGCAAAGACAAGCCCAAATGCCACCAAAAAGCGCTGCTGACGATTTGTCATTCATTGCCCTCAATAACTGCCTGGCGAAATGATCAGCCCCGAATGTGAACACCTAACGCTTGCAGCATGCGCGCCCATGGAATGGAGCCAAAGGCGCAATGTAATGGGCGTCGCCGTGCCTGCACTGGTTAGGAAACACCGCTCGACCACTCGGTTAACTTCATGACTCTCTGAGCGATATCATCTCTCTCAGCATCGGCTTCAGCTCGTCAATTCTATCTTCGATGACCTCGAAATACCGTGAGGTATTTGTGTTCCTATCTAACCAATCGACCTCATAAATTATGTTATCGACCCTTTTGTCGACGGAACTGACCAAAGAATCGGTTCTGAAGTCATATGCGCCATCAATACTACAATCTGTCATTTTTCGGGATAAATCTGAGATTCCCCTCGATTTTTTGACCTTCTCTTTTATACACTCAAAGCAAACATCATCTGTGGCAAGCTCCTGTTCGATCTGATGCAACTTCTCGATCATCTCCGAAAAGTGACTACCGCATTGCGTAACAACTGGACTCTGTTCTGAACAGGCAATCAAGAAGAAAGATGCCAAAAAAACGATCGAATTCATTTTAGTCATGACGCGGCATCCTAACGCCGTTGTTCAGCGGCAGCCTTGGCAGAGCGAAGCGGCGACAAGGCTGTCCGGTGGAGGGCCGATAGGCCCGGAACGAACTGCAACTATTGGTTAGTTGTGTATTGGCCATCTCGCCAGTAATAAATATCCAAGTCCACCCTCGCGATGCCGACTTTTTGAGCTTCTTCAGCCGCCTTCTCTTGGTAAATTGAGCTGATGTCTGGGGTAAGACGCCGGATATTTGGCCACTTGGGCAGAGAGGACTTGTGTAAGGCATAAAGGTTCCGGGCCACATCCCCATCAAGAGGGATCTCGAGCCAGCCCCTCAGTCGTTCGATTGAATATTCTTTGCTCAAATAAGCGTTGTAGAGACAGTCTCTGAAGAAGATATTCAAAACCTTGCGCGCAGCGCCCCAGTTTCCCTTTGCTCCCAATGGAAACGACTCAGACAATTCTAAGGTTCTATCCTCAAGAAATTGGAGATACTGGTCATTGGTGCTGACTGACCTTAATTCAGATAGCTCGATACCCTGCAGGAATGATCGCGCTCTACCGATCACTTCCGGTGCGCCCTGGTTACGCAGGGTAGAGCGACCGATAGCCAACTGCCCCGTTCTTTGTTGAAGAATACTAATAAATTCCTGATTCATAGAAACAACTAACGCTGAGCTTAGCGGCGCCCTTGTAATGGAGGCGAAGCCGCAATGAAAAGGGCGTCCGGCGGCCATCGGCCGCGTACTACAGCGACTGGTTAAGTGGCTGACAGCTCGCAGATTTATGATGGCACCCAGCGATCGTTATCATATTCGTACGCCCACCAATCACCGCCAAGCTCACCATCTACTTCCTCTATACGAAGGTACTTTTCCGCAGGCATATATTTCTTCGCTGCCATTTTTGCTGCGTCTAGGGACGAGTGAATTGTAATCTCTTCCCCTGCGTACAATTTGAACACTTCATTGCTCATTCTCGAAGCCATTTAACGCTGAGCACAGCGGCGCCCCGACTGGGGCGTCCGGCGGCCATCGGCCGCGTACTGATGCGCCTTGTTAATAGCCAGTTACCCGGCGATTGATCCCTGGCACCCAAACCCGAATGCCCTCTGCCATACAGCTTGCACTCACACTAGCCCATGGCGCGAGGAACCAGAACACGAAGCTTCCAGATTTTGCAGTGTTTTGCGGGGAGATGAATTGGACGGTGGTAAACATTTGAAAGCAACTCCCTGCTTTACTGACTGAATCCTTCCGAGGCCTTGGCCATTAACGCGAAGCTAAGCGGCGCCCTGACAAGGGCGTCCGGTGGACGGCCGTCAGGCCGGGAACAACCTTAAGCGACTGGTTAGCTGGAGGTAACTTTGAAGACCATTCCCTGGCAACCAACATCACGGCCTGCTCCATTGCCCTTGCACCGACGCTTGCCAATGCAACGTGATTAAAACCACCGCCTTTGATGCGGTGAATGAACCTGAACTTCAGAGTAGCAGATCAAGATTCAGTTTTCGGCGGATTGCCCCGCACGGCGACTACTGAATTTTATACCGGCCTAATACCTGTTTGAGCTGCCAGCAAGACTGCGAGTTTTGACGGCCTTGGCGATGCTCTAAAAGTACCGGGTTTGTAGTGGCATAGTGACTTTGGCCACCTGATTTTGAGTGTATGATCACTCACATAATGAATCAGGTGAAGACGATGGCGAAAACTAGAAACTTCAGTCCGGAATTCCGTTTGGAGGCAGCCCAACTGGTGGTCGACCAAGGATACACAGTGAAAGCTGCCTGCGATGCCATGGGTGTCGGTAAATCCACCATGGAGTACTGGGTCCGTAAACTTCGTTCCGAACGGGCTGGCAAAGCGCCCAGAGGCGAGGCCCTGACCACAGAGCAGCGTGAGATTCAGGAACTGAAGCGCCGCCTTCGTCGGTCGGAGGAAGAAAAGGAAATCTTAAAAAAGGCTACCGCTCTCTTGATGTCGGACTCCCTGAGCAATTCTCGATAATCGAGCGACTTGAAGAGAGCTATACGGTGCAGCGCCTGTGTCGGGTGTTTGGGGTGCATCGCAGCAGCTACCGGGCATGGCGTGACCGGGATAGAACGCCCTGTGACGCTGAGCAAGCACTCCAAGAGCAGGTTATTGAGGCCCACGAGACCAGCAATGGTTCAGCCGGGGCACGGACGATTGCCAGCATGGTGACACAGGCCGGAATACCGCTGAGCCGTTACCGAGCCAGCCGACGGATGAAGCAGCTGGGACTGGTCAGTACGCAGCCGCCAAGCCACGTTTACAAGAAGGCCGATCAGCCGCACCTGGATATTCCGAATCTTCTTGACAGGGAGTTCGACGTAGAGGAACCCAATCAAGTATGGACCGGAGACATCACCTATCTTTGGACCGGTGCGCGCTGGGCTTATCTAGCTGTTGTGATCGATTTGTTTTCCCGTAAACCGGTGGGCTGGGCCATATCCCTATCACCGAATACGGATCTGGTGAAGAAGGCGCTGACGATTGCGTATGAATCCCGTGGGAAGCCATCAGGAGTCATGTTCCACTCGGATCAGGGATGTCAGTACACAAGCCTGAGGTTCCGGCAGTTGTTATGGAGCTACCAGATGAAACAGAGCCTCAGCCGACGGGGGAATTGCTGGGATAATGCCCCGACAGAGCGCTTCTTCCGGAGTCTGAAAACAGAATGGGTGCCGGAAATCGGGTATCCATGCTTTGCCGCGGCGAAGCAATCGGTCACGGATTACATGATCGGCTATTACAGTGCGCTGCGACCGCACAAACACAACAGTGGATTGCCGCCGAATGCGGCAGAGAAGGCCTACTGGAAAACTCAAAAGACGGTGGTCTATAACACTTGACCACTACAGGTTTGCTGCCCATTTGAGGCCAAGGCCCCGTGGCACCGAAGCACCCAAAAACATCCAAAGCACTACCAGCTAACGCTGAGCACAGCGGCGCCCCGACTGGGGCGTCCGGCGGCCATCGGCCGCGTACTGATGCGCCTTGTTAATAGCCAGTTACCCGGCGATTGATCCCTGGCACCCAAACCCGAATGCCCTCTGCCATACAGCTTGCACTCACACTAGCCCATGGCGCGAGGAACCAGAACACGAAGCTTCCAGATTTTGCAGTGTTTTGCGGGGAGATGAATTGGACGGTGGTAAACATTTGAAAGCAACTCCCTGCTTTACTGACTGAATCCTTCCGAGGCCTTGGCCATTAACGCTGAGCGCACCGGCGGCCTGACAAGGCCGTCCGAGTGACGCGGCTTGTTATCACTGTCTCAGTCGTACTCCGCATTCTGAGGCAGATCATCCGTAATCTCGAACCAGGGCGCCTTGCTGCCCACGAACACGTGGCGCTCTGCTTTTAAGCCCGGATCGGTATCAAGTGTTCCGAGTGGGAAACCATAGATACCGGGGTGTGCATCGAATTTTGTGTAGAGGCTGG
It encodes:
- a CDS encoding IS3 family transposase (programmed frameshift); the protein is MAKTRNFSPEFRLEAAQLVVDQGYTVKAACDAMGVGKSTMEYWVRKLRSERAGKAPRGEALTTEQREIQELKRRLRRSEEEKENLKKGYRSLDVGLPEQFSIIERLEESYTVQRLCRVFGVHRSSYRAWRDRDRTPCDAEQALQEQVIEAHETSNGSAGARTIASMVTQAGIPLSRYRASRRMKQLGLVSTQPPSHVYKKADQPHLDIPNLLDREFDVEEPNQVWTGDITYLWTGARWAYLAVVIDLFSRKPVGWAISLSPNTDLVKKALTIAYESRGKPSGVMFHSDQGCQYTSLRFRQLLWSYQMKQSLSRRGNCWDNAPTERFFRSLKTEWVPEIGYPCFAAAKQSVTDYMIGYYSALRPHKHNSGLPPNAAEKAYWKTQKTVVYNT